A part of Candidatus Electrothrix aestuarii genomic DNA contains:
- a CDS encoding ThiF family adenylyltransferase has protein sequence MSEKRIKKIYILQEVIDDITHYIANHPPERGGLLLGPPHKDAVTIFLYDEWGSRSGSTYTPAAEKLSEMAQEINSREGWIIKGVVHSHPGGMGSLSFGDIEAINDYFEINPGMPYFIGLIVYNDKTEDEAQKGNMFTPMKGNNCNAMVAHVVHSDESNKEEVQKRLIPIDIFTDLSEVPTSLIPFESKKMESSYLQNMNTRILSILIESELTKWLGSVTDFCYSPLQIEGNEINSFQFGFSHATQEWEVICLLPYEFPIIGPQICLSSLSGEDINFSLPWDIESKLTIGEQLCKKLKKELEIRLSTPEFSQNILSEVLEIQSFSNAQHTVKDCLISVVEFDLSDLDLKIKCQIPNQFPLFPPRIILIPQNDNEYDLPVSWDSETKELPEHQVGRLIKEALFKPMKSLQTVSDKSVISYGPVGSTILATTDKTLAKQQGWVPFYSQKRTPLNIEDEYFARSGGILSKKLREKCVVIFGCGSGGSYLAEQLVRSGLGKLVLCDMDIVKAQNLCRSGYEITDLGVAKVDALARKLRNINPSVQLTLKNQSLLDLPPKQLRELIERGQVVIAGTDMPEAQDRLNNYCYKIGVPALFPALYEKAEGGQIILTIPRKTPCHSCSLRLRDLLNSYYDNNNEEQSRSFESPNIGEFDYSTGTLIAEPGLVGDIQHLDSITLKLVLGLLLQNIPDNEQCETRDFLRGLTTQNDDGSSTTKNYIIVSHSQTFWFFPDVRDNPKQDYAYHSVWLDTHDVHQSDCPICGEHPEPIKDSPSMKDIVSVGKLLNV, from the coding sequence ATGAGTGAAAAAAGAATAAAAAAAATATATATTTTACAAGAAGTTATTGATGACATAACTCATTACATTGCTAATCATCCTCCTGAAAGAGGCGGTTTGTTACTAGGGCCACCTCACAAAGATGCAGTTACTATTTTTTTGTATGATGAATGGGGATCTCGTTCAGGATCCACATATACCCCAGCCGCAGAAAAATTAAGCGAAATGGCTCAAGAAATTAATAGTCGTGAAGGTTGGATAATTAAAGGGGTTGTTCATAGTCACCCTGGAGGAATGGGTAGTCTCTCTTTTGGAGATATAGAAGCCATTAATGACTATTTTGAAATTAATCCAGGGATGCCTTATTTTATTGGACTTATAGTTTATAATGATAAAACAGAGGATGAAGCTCAAAAAGGAAATATGTTTACCCCCATGAAGGGAAATAATTGTAATGCTATGGTAGCTCATGTAGTACATAGTGATGAAAGCAATAAGGAGGAAGTGCAGAAACGGCTTATTCCAATAGATATATTTACTGATCTTTCAGAAGTTCCTACATCACTTATACCTTTTGAAAGCAAAAAAATGGAATCTTCATATTTACAAAACATGAATACCAGGATCCTATCAATTTTAATTGAGAGTGAACTTACAAAATGGTTAGGAAGCGTAACGGATTTCTGTTATTCACCACTTCAAATTGAAGGAAATGAGATCAATTCTTTTCAATTTGGATTTTCTCATGCAACACAGGAATGGGAAGTAATATGTCTTTTACCTTATGAATTTCCAATAATTGGTCCTCAAATTTGTCTGTCGTCTCTTTCAGGTGAGGATATTAATTTTTCTTTGCCGTGGGACATCGAAAGTAAACTAACTATAGGAGAGCAACTGTGTAAAAAACTCAAAAAAGAGTTAGAAATTCGATTAAGTACCCCTGAATTTTCTCAGAACATACTAAGTGAGGTGCTAGAAATACAAAGTTTTTCAAACGCACAACATACTGTCAAAGACTGTTTAATATCTGTCGTAGAATTTGATTTGTCAGATCTGGATTTAAAAATTAAATGTCAAATTCCAAATCAGTTTCCATTATTTCCACCTCGAATTATTTTGATACCTCAAAATGATAATGAATATGATTTACCTGTTTCATGGGATTCGGAGACTAAGGAATTACCTGAACATCAAGTAGGACGACTAATTAAAGAAGCTCTGTTCAAACCAATGAAATCCTTGCAAACTGTCTCTGATAAGTCAGTCATTAGCTATGGCCCGGTTGGTTCTACTATATTAGCGACTACAGATAAAACTTTAGCAAAACAGCAAGGATGGGTTCCTTTTTATTCTCAGAAACGAACTCCTTTGAATATTGAAGATGAATATTTTGCACGTTCTGGAGGAATTTTAAGTAAAAAACTGCGTGAAAAATGTGTAGTGATTTTTGGCTGTGGTTCAGGTGGTAGTTATCTTGCCGAACAACTAGTCCGTAGTGGGCTGGGGAAACTTGTCCTATGTGATATGGATATAGTGAAAGCACAGAATCTATGTCGTAGTGGCTATGAAATTACAGATTTAGGTGTTGCTAAGGTAGATGCATTAGCCCGAAAATTACGCAATATAAACCCCTCCGTCCAATTAACGCTGAAAAATCAAAGTCTATTGGACTTGCCGCCTAAACAGCTGAGAGAATTGATTGAGAGGGGTCAAGTTGTGATCGCGGGAACTGATATGCCTGAAGCCCAAGATCGACTGAATAACTATTGCTACAAAATTGGAGTTCCAGCACTTTTTCCAGCGTTGTATGAAAAAGCGGAAGGAGGGCAAATTATACTGACTATTCCCAGGAAAACCCCTTGCCATAGCTGTTCTTTGAGACTGAGAGATCTTCTTAATTCCTACTATGATAATAACAATGAGGAGCAAAGTAGATCTTTCGAGAGTCCAAATATAGGAGAGTTTGATTATAGTACAGGAACTTTAATAGCAGAACCAGGACTTGTCGGAGATATTCAACACCTTGATAGCATAACGCTTAAATTAGTATTAGGTTTACTTTTACAAAATATTCCAGACAATGAACAATGTGAGACACGAGATTTTCTTCGGGGACTAACAACTCAAAATGATGATGGTAGTAGCACAACTAAAAATTATATTATTGTATCACACAGTCAAACATTTTGGTTTTTCCCTGATGTGCGGGATAATCCAAAACAAGATTATGCCTATCATAGTGTATGGCTCGATACTCATGATGTACATCAATCGGACTGTCCTATTTGTGGAGAACATCCTGAACCAATTAAAGATAGTCCATCTATGAAAGATATAGTCTCTGTAGGAAAGCTCCTTAATGTTTAA
- a CDS encoding Rpn family recombination-promoting nuclease/putative transposase encodes MPRKLISFDWAMKKLLRSKANFDILEGFLSELLKEDIHILEILESEGNQEEQRDKFNRVDLKVRNQQDELMIIEVQYDRELDYLQRILFGTSKVLTEHLQEGDPYSAVVKVISVNILYFDLGQGTDYVYHGSTFFQGIHNQDILQLSEKQQALYQKQEVYQIFPEYYLIKVNSFNDIAKDTLDEWIYFLKNEEIKEEFQARGLKKAKHELDIMKLPDNERRAYDRHREYLHYRASMFETSYTAAVLEGRLEGRAEGLKEGEQRGEKKKAVQVARKLLQAGTLDIKTIADMTELTEEEVRVLQTERDD; translated from the coding sequence ATGCCACGAAAACTCATCAGCTTCGACTGGGCCATGAAAAAGCTCCTGCGGAGCAAGGCCAACTTCGACATCCTGGAAGGTTTTCTCAGCGAACTCCTGAAAGAAGATATCCATATCCTGGAAATCCTTGAGAGCGAAGGCAATCAGGAGGAACAGCGGGACAAGTTCAACAGGGTGGACCTAAAGGTCAGGAATCAGCAAGATGAACTGATGATTATCGAAGTGCAGTACGACCGCGAGCTTGATTACCTCCAGCGTATCCTCTTCGGCACCTCCAAAGTCCTCACCGAGCATCTTCAGGAAGGTGATCCCTATTCCGCTGTGGTCAAAGTGATCTCCGTGAACATCCTTTATTTCGATCTCGGCCAGGGAACAGACTATGTCTATCACGGCTCCACCTTTTTTCAAGGTATTCATAATCAAGATATTCTTCAGCTATCAGAAAAGCAGCAGGCCCTGTATCAGAAGCAGGAAGTCTATCAGATTTTTCCAGAATACTACCTGATTAAGGTGAACAGCTTCAACGATATTGCCAAGGACACCTTAGACGAATGGATATATTTCCTCAAAAACGAGGAGATAAAAGAGGAATTTCAGGCAAGAGGACTGAAGAAAGCCAAGCACGAGCTTGATATCATGAAACTGCCTGATAACGAACGACGTGCTTATGACCGGCACCGGGAGTATCTGCATTACCGGGCAAGCATGTTTGAAACTTCCTATACTGCCGCTGTGTTAGAAGGACGATTAGAAGGAAGAGCGGAAGGTCTGAAAGAAGGAGAACAACGGGGAGAAAAGAAAAAAGCCGTGCAAGTCGCACGAAAGCTTCTTCAGGCTGGCACATTGGATATAAAAACCATTGCAGATATGACAGAACTGACAGAGGAAGAAGTCAGAGTTTTGCAAACAGAGCGTGACGATTGA